The Streptomyces sp. Je 1-332 genome has a window encoding:
- a CDS encoding SulP family inorganic anion transporter, producing the protein MSTSAPSPAARLRDLRPDWLLDPKVWRTEVLAGLVVALALIPEAISFSVIAGVDPAIGLFASCTMAVTISLVGGRRAMISAATGAVALVIAPLNREHGLGYLVAAVILAGVFQIVLGTVGVAKLMRFVPRSVMVGFVNSLAILIFMAQVPEMHDVPWPVYPLIIGGLALMVFFPKVTKVIPAPLVSIVILTAITVAAGIAVPTVGDKGELPSSLPVPGLPDVPFTLDTLTTVAPYALAMALVGLMESLMTAKLVDDITDTRSSKTRESIGQGIANIVTGFFGGMGGCAMIGQTMINVKVSGARTRLSTFLAGAFLMVLCIVFGPVVSDIPMAALVAVMVMVCFATFDWHSIAPKTLKRMPAGEITVMVVTVACVVATHNLAVGVVAGSVTAMVIFARRVAHLAEVTATTDKDDGNVTYAVTGALFFASANDLVGQFDYAGDPDKVIVDLTAAHIWDASSVAALDAIETKYAQRGKTVEIIGLNRPSAQLHEKLSGELTGH; encoded by the coding sequence TTGTCCACGTCCGCACCGTCCCCGGCCGCCCGGCTGCGTGACCTGCGCCCCGACTGGCTCCTGGACCCGAAGGTCTGGCGCACCGAGGTGCTCGCCGGCCTGGTGGTCGCGCTCGCGCTGATCCCCGAGGCGATCTCGTTCTCCGTCATCGCCGGGGTCGACCCCGCGATCGGTCTCTTCGCCTCCTGCACCATGGCCGTGACCATCTCGCTCGTCGGCGGACGCCGCGCGATGATCTCCGCCGCGACCGGCGCCGTGGCCCTGGTGATCGCGCCACTCAACCGCGAGCACGGACTCGGCTATCTGGTCGCCGCCGTCATCCTGGCCGGCGTCTTCCAGATCGTCCTCGGCACCGTAGGCGTCGCCAAGCTGATGCGTTTCGTGCCCCGCAGCGTGATGGTCGGCTTCGTCAACTCCCTCGCCATCCTGATCTTCATGGCTCAGGTCCCCGAGATGCACGACGTGCCGTGGCCCGTCTATCCGTTGATCATCGGCGGTCTCGCGCTCATGGTGTTCTTCCCGAAGGTCACCAAGGTGATCCCGGCCCCGCTCGTGTCCATCGTGATCCTCACCGCGATCACGGTCGCCGCCGGGATCGCGGTGCCGACCGTCGGCGACAAGGGCGAGCTGCCGTCCTCCCTGCCGGTGCCCGGCCTGCCCGACGTGCCGTTCACCCTGGACACGTTGACGACCGTCGCGCCCTACGCGCTCGCCATGGCGCTGGTCGGCCTGATGGAGTCCCTGATGACCGCCAAGCTCGTCGACGACATCACCGACACCCGCTCCTCCAAGACCCGCGAGTCCATCGGCCAGGGCATCGCCAACATCGTCACCGGCTTCTTCGGCGGCATGGGCGGCTGCGCCATGATCGGGCAGACGATGATCAACGTGAAGGTGTCCGGGGCCCGCACCCGCCTGTCCACCTTCCTCGCCGGCGCCTTCCTGATGGTCCTGTGCATCGTCTTCGGACCCGTCGTCTCCGACATCCCCATGGCCGCCCTGGTCGCCGTGATGGTGATGGTCTGCTTCGCGACCTTCGACTGGCACTCCATCGCGCCGAAGACGCTGAAGCGGATGCCCGCCGGCGAGATCACGGTCATGGTCGTCACCGTGGCCTGCGTGGTCGCCACGCACAACCTCGCCGTCGGCGTGGTGGCGGGATCCGTCACCGCCATGGTCATCTTCGCCAGGCGCGTCGCCCACCTCGCCGAGGTCACCGCCACCACCGACAAGGACGACGGCAACGTCACGTACGCGGTGACCGGCGCGCTGTTCTTCGCCTCCGCCAACGACCTCGTCGGACAGTTCGACTACGCAGGGGACCCCGACAAGGTCATCGTCGATCTCACGGCCGCCCACATCTGGGACGCCTCGTCCGTCGCGGCCCTGGACGCGATCGAGACCAAGTACGCCCAGCGCGGCAAGACGGTCGAGATCATCGGCCTGAACAGGCCGAGTGCCCAGCTCCACGAGAAGCTCAGCGGCGAACTCACCGGTCACTGA
- a CDS encoding 4-hydroxybenzoate 3-monooxygenase, which translates to MNLAATPEPSTPPRRARVVVVGAGPAGLTVANILRAASVDCVVLETESREFIEQRPRAGFIEEWAVRALEQRGLAERLLARAQTHGECEFRWAGERHRFAYGELSGHRHFVYPQPLLVTDLVRSYADEAGGDIRFGVRDVALHDIDTDHPSVSYTDRETGERTRIDCDAVAGCDGARGVTRTYLGAERATVARHDYGIGWLALLAEAPPSSDCVVFGIHPRGFAAHMARSPQVTRYYLECPPGDDPENWPHERVWSELHARLTVAGTPPLTEGRLIEKRVLDMHNYVVEPMSHGHLYLAGDAAHLAAPIAAKGMNLALHDAFLLGDALVAYCAEGNASELSGYSDACLPPVWQYQEFSQWLSELLHGASSGVPFEAGTAAARLRRILGSPAAAAAFAEIYIGKGAGV; encoded by the coding sequence ATGAACCTCGCCGCAACTCCCGAGCCCTCCACGCCGCCACGGCGTGCCCGCGTCGTCGTCGTGGGAGCAGGACCGGCTGGCCTCACCGTCGCCAACATCCTGCGTGCCGCCTCCGTCGACTGCGTGGTTCTCGAGACGGAGAGCCGAGAGTTCATCGAACAGCGGCCCCGCGCGGGCTTCATCGAGGAATGGGCGGTGCGCGCTCTGGAACAGCGGGGACTCGCCGAGCGGCTCCTCGCCCGCGCGCAGACGCACGGCGAGTGCGAATTCCGATGGGCCGGGGAGCGCCACCGGTTCGCGTACGGCGAGCTCTCCGGGCACCGCCATTTCGTCTACCCCCAGCCCCTGTTGGTGACGGATCTGGTGCGCTCCTACGCCGACGAGGCGGGCGGGGACATCCGCTTCGGCGTACGCGACGTGGCACTGCACGACATCGACACGGACCACCCCTCGGTGTCGTACACCGACCGCGAGACGGGCGAGCGCACACGCATCGACTGCGACGCCGTCGCGGGCTGCGACGGGGCGCGCGGTGTCACGCGCACCTACCTGGGTGCGGAGCGGGCCACCGTCGCCCGGCACGACTACGGCATCGGCTGGCTCGCCCTCCTCGCGGAGGCACCACCCTCATCGGACTGTGTCGTCTTCGGGATCCACCCGCGCGGCTTCGCCGCCCACATGGCACGAAGCCCCCAGGTCACCCGCTACTACCTCGAGTGCCCGCCCGGCGACGACCCCGAGAACTGGCCGCACGAGCGTGTCTGGTCCGAGCTGCACGCCCGCCTCACGGTGGCGGGGACGCCGCCGCTCACCGAGGGGCGTCTGATCGAGAAGCGCGTCCTCGACATGCACAACTACGTCGTGGAGCCCATGTCCCACGGGCACCTCTACCTCGCGGGCGACGCCGCGCACCTCGCCGCTCCGATCGCCGCGAAGGGAATGAACCTGGCGCTGCACGACGCCTTCCTGCTGGGCGACGCCCTCGTCGCCTACTGCGCGGAAGGCAACGCCAGCGAGCTGAGTGGATACTCGGACGCCTGTCTGCCGCCGGTGTGGCAGTACCAGGAGTTCTCCCAGTGGCTCTCGGAACTCCTGCACGGGGCGTCCTCGGGTGTCCCGTTCGAGGCGGGCACCGCTGCCGCCCGGCTACGCAGAATCCTCGGCTCACCGGCCGCCGCGGCCGCTTTCGCCGAGATCTACATCGGCAAGGGCGCCGGCGTCTGA
- the cpt gene encoding chloramphenicol phosphotransferase CPT has translation MTTQVIVLNGGSSSGKSGIARCLQAVLPDPWLAFGCDTLVDAMPASLRTASEGIEFGADGGVIVGAGFRALEAAWIEGIATMARAGARVIVDEVFLGGAASQERWRESLGDLGVLWVGVRCDSTVAAGRETARGDRVAGMAASQAEVVHHGVHYDMEVDTTRTESLECARAIAARVD, from the coding sequence GTGACAACTCAAGTGATCGTCCTCAACGGCGGTTCCAGCTCCGGGAAGTCCGGCATCGCACGGTGTCTGCAGGCGGTGCTGCCCGATCCGTGGCTTGCCTTCGGCTGCGACACGCTGGTCGACGCGATGCCCGCGTCCCTGCGGACCGCGTCGGAGGGAATCGAGTTCGGCGCCGACGGTGGGGTGATCGTCGGCGCCGGCTTCCGGGCGCTGGAGGCGGCGTGGATCGAGGGAATCGCGACGATGGCCCGGGCGGGCGCCAGGGTCATCGTCGACGAGGTCTTCCTCGGCGGTGCGGCGTCGCAGGAGCGGTGGCGCGAGTCCCTCGGTGATCTGGGGGTGTTGTGGGTCGGCGTCCGCTGTGACAGCACGGTCGCCGCCGGCCGGGAGACGGCGCGAGGCGACCGGGTGGCCGGAATGGCCGCCTCGCAGGCCGAGGTGGTCCACCACGGCGTGCACTACGACATGGAAGTGGACACCACGCGCACCGAGTCCCTGGAATGCGCGCGAGCCATCGCCGCCCGAGTCGACTGA
- a CDS encoding PRC-barrel domain-containing protein, producing the protein MSNEIWSYTPTAGHGPDADLTGYKVEAADGHIGKVDKHSNEVANQYIVVDTGVWIFGKEVLLPASTVTAIDHEARKILVSRTKEQIKEAPEFDKEKHLGDPAYRDQIGGYYGGLGPGH; encoded by the coding sequence GTGAGCAACGAAATCTGGAGCTACACCCCGACCGCCGGTCACGGCCCGGACGCCGACCTGACGGGTTACAAGGTCGAGGCCGCGGACGGTCACATCGGCAAGGTCGACAAGCACTCGAACGAGGTCGCCAACCAGTACATCGTCGTCGACACCGGGGTGTGGATCTTCGGCAAGGAGGTGCTGCTGCCTGCGAGCACCGTCACCGCCATCGACCACGAGGCGCGGAAGATCCTGGTCTCGCGTACCAAGGAGCAGATCAAGGAAGCGCCCGAGTTCGACAAGGAAAAGCACCTGGGCGACCCCGCCTACCGAGACCAGATCGGTGGCTACTACGGCGGTCTCGGCCCGGGTCACTGA